AAGACAAAGGTGAGGACAGCAatcagatatttttatttttcttcaccTTCAGCAAAACCCTGAGAATGACCATGTATTGCTTTCCAGTCAGGATGTGACTATCCATAGGAGTGGCTTTTGGGTGATTATTTTTTTCAGACTGATATTGGCAGCATTTTGTCTCCTCAGTCTTCCTGGAAAACAATCTGGGGCAATGTCTTCCACTTCAGActggggggatgcagggcccaccagggctcctgtCCCAGCCCCCCCGATGGGCCCACGCCCTggcccccaaacaccccccaactCCCACCCCTGAGCGCACCTGTTTTAGTCTCACCTTAGGTGTGACGGGGGAGGGAGATATTTGGGCAGGGAGCGctacagggatcaggtctgggggGAGAGGCCCACTAGGTGccggctcagtccgaccctgtcccacttagcagagagatttgactaaactggaaaactaggcagcaaactggcaaatgaggctcagtttttataaatgcaaggttacatactttggtagaaataacaaaaGTGATTTATACACTAactagtagtgtgttgggggtatcattAACTGAGAagaatttttgtggataacaagctgtgtaactctaggcagtgtcatttagTAGCTAATTAAGTAAATACCAACTGTAACAGTGGaaaaaaatggacacaaatccCCTTATTCGCCTTGTGACCCCTTAGTAGTTTCAGACTCTATACATATGCAAAGAGAGGGAGCTTAGTCCAGCATATAAGCGGTGGAATTAGTGTCCAAATCTTTCTATGCCCGTGGCTGCTGTACTGCTGCTGTAACGTGCATACAGTAGCCCAATCCATTATTCAGCACGTGCTAAGAAAACTTGATCTATGGCATTAATTTGCTTCTACTGTTGAAATAAAGGTGACTTACTCTGTAAGCGTAAATTGAAAATACAGCAACGTTGTATAGAAAGAGCAGCACACAAAAGACGATCAGGACAGCACATCCAGTTGTGACGATGCTTTGTTCTTGCTCTGTGATACACAAGGAGACAGCATGATTTATAGCAGAGGGAGCAAGTATATCACACATGCTAAGTGTGGCTTTTATGCAACAAGGAAGTGGCAAAAGGAGGAGCTGGAGCAGTTCACTTTCCCCGTATTAAAGTTGTCCTCCACCCAAAaaacttttgggtttttttttcaccgTGGAAGAAAGTGTTATActcagcaactttccaatgtacattcataatacattttcattataaatttgtaatggtttttgtgttatttgtatatataactgctattaaaacagtgtttgcctgtccttttctattcattaccctggtggctctgactgaaacaatgtaacacaaggcagcagattgacagacctgtcttgctggaggagactgacctttgcaacattgtttaaaaagaaacaaccaggaattgagcaaatgctgctttcaatagcagttacttttacaaataacttttaaatcactgaacatttttaattgcttagaattatgttttcttttattaggcaaaaaattattttgggggttgacatgtctttcAATAGGCTTCAATCAGCTGGTAtgaaacattgtttcaggagtcagagccaggagtgcagagagTATACTACTTTCAAGTAGGAGTGCAGACAAATACTACTTTCAAAAGCAATGGCGTGTACAAACCATTGAGATATTTGAATTTTAAGCTGCTAATGCCAGACTtaaaaactgcctatactgcccccaataatttagggtggcttcaggtatttctctgccagctaaaatatacTGTGAAAAAAACTGCCCCTTGTTCCTTTAGCCTCAATTAGATATGGTaagggatatatagatatattcacactgtatgcacttgtaaataatggtacattgacttctctgcgtaataactccagatcctaaatgcattatacagtaaggggcagaagtattggcaccacaaatacattaaatacagtgagaagcagtgggaattttagccccaaatacataaCATACAGTGAACAatgttggttcaggaataacattttaaacggtagagtgaattatttgcaatgtaaactgtgtaatttagaaataaaatgcacatcataaaagtcatgacagaatccctttaaccttTTAATTAGTGACTAACCTCTTACTACCAGTGTAGTCCCATGCCCCATAGAGTTGATGTTGTCCTTTCTGCCTCCTGCACCACAGATGTATATTGCACTGTCACTAGCATGCAAGCTGGCTATACTCAGAATGGATTTTGTTGAAGTGAAACTTCTGGATCCTTTGCCGCTTGGTAATACTTTAAACCGCTCATTTATGCAGGTGTTAGAACAGATTTCCTCACAATGAGAAGCAAAGCAGCGAAACCAGTATAAATCAATTCCGCTTTGGCAGTTGGTTTGTGTAAAACTGCACCACAAGGTAATGTTCTCCAAGACCAGGTGCTCTCTATTCACACCTCCTTCTTCCATTGTCACGGTGCAGCCTTCAGCAGCATCTGGAATAAGGAACACAGTTCTAATGGGCCATTGGACTTACTCAACTGGCTgagttaaagcaacagtaacaccaaaaaatgaaagtgtataaaagtaactaaaatataatgtgctgctgccctgcactggtaaaagttgtgtgtttacttcagaaagtctactataatttatataaataagctgctatgtagccatggaggcagccattcaaaggagaaaaggcacatagcatataacagataaaacactactgtattctacagaacttatctgttatctgctatgtaacctgtgccttttttccagcttgaatggctgcccccatggctacacagcagcttattatataaattatagtagtgttactgtagcaaacacaccagttttaccagtgcagggcaacagtgcattatatttttattacttgaaagctctttcattttttggtgttactgttcctttaaatagacaGTATGGGCATAGATAATACATGCATCATACAGCCTTTATCCTTAGGCAAAATAAGTGAGTCATAAAAGGAGAAATAATTGTATCAATCAACAGAATTAAAGGAACTGGAGGTTCCGCATAAAGTAATACCAAGGAAACCGGCCGCAAATTAAGGAAGTAAATTTAAACAACCAAGAACCAAACTGGATATATTattcaaggggaaataaataaaaaaattgtaccaAGCAATCTATGGTTTGTCTTGACTCAGAAGGCACTTTGTAGCCCACTGGAAGTGCATGTGTGCCTTTGCCTTTGTCACAGGTTGAATATTACATGGACATCTTAGTGAATCCAAGGGAATTCCAGCCATATGTATAGATAGTGCTATGAAGATGGTAATTTGCAAATTAATTTGTAACAACGGCAAAAATTCAAGACCAAAGCCTGGGAGCTGCAACTTATCTCAAAATGTTTACTGCTGACAGTAACCAATTTCCTTTTAGGCCCAGTACTGAAACATGCAAGAGAGTCCATAGTGCCAAGAACCAAAGGCTGTAGGTTGAGGCAAAAGGAGAAAAGAGTGACATTCCCATCAGCTTCTCTGTAATTCCTGTCTCTGAGCTTATTCATTGCCCTTTGTTAGTCAGGTCTGTTTGAACCGGGGGGCTCAGATTGCTCAATGCTGTATTCTCTTCCTATCCCCAGTATTCATCTTTTGGTTTTGACCTCAGTTTGTTCCCATTTTACATTTGCCTCACAATTCAGGATGTGGTTGattttctggttttgacccggttCATGTAACTATCCCGGCTCTGTCTCCTCCCTTGAGTTTTACTATTGGCTCCTTCACTCGCCTCTGTCTGTGGATTCTCACGCAGTAAGACCTGGTGTTGCCCAGATCCAAAGGTGGCATGCTGAACTGGAATCCAGTTAGGATTGCCTTATATGACAACTACCACTTTCTGACTAATACATCACACTTTTGGAATAATGCATTTCTCCCACAGCTTCAGTGCCCTACAAGCCACATATTTCTCACCTCTGCTTTCCCCTGTTATTGTATTTCTCTCTCCAATGTAATTTAATTTTCTTATGCATGTCCATTGGGGAATGCATTTCAACACTCTCCTTGTTTTCCTTTGTAGCAGTTCCCCCTGTATATACATGCTCTTCCCTTAGACATAAAACCATATCTTTCTTTGGGCACTTACTTTTTCTTGCCCAAGTGATTTTGTTCAATATTTTTCTGTCACCCCATCCTTACTGTATTTCCTCTCACCTTTATTGGCGTCCTCCCTTAAATCTTGTCAGCCCCACTTCCTCTGAGCCAAAAGGTACATCTCCCCACCCTTGGGGAAGTGCCAGTATTTTGGGAACCCCAGTTAGGCGCAGTGCTAACATTGTGGCCACGTTGCTATCTTTGAGAGCATGGTGCATCCATGTTGGATTTCTGTGCCTTCCCACAGAGTTACAATGGACACTTGGGAATTGGATCCAACATGGTGCAGCAGTGCTTTAGAAGAAAAGTGTAGTTTTTGTGAAAGACCCACACCAGCCTGGGTAAAGGTAAGCAGTATGCCAACATATTGGAATCCCCAGTAATAtaacctttagttctcctttaatggtttgTCCCTTGTGCTGGTTTCCCTGTTTCCCTATGCCCTTCCTCATCAGATTGTGTTCTTCTGGGTATTTCTATACAAAGTCTGTGAGATGGTGACAACATAGAACTTCCTTGTAAACGATGGGAAAACACCTTTTATATATTCAGTTTAAATGTAAAGTTTACTTCTTTGCCCCAGGGACAGTGCTGAGCTTGTATAAAGCTATAAATGATTAAAGATCATGTGTCTGGGCAGTTTATCCATCTTATAAGGGAGCAATTGATTGCCGCTGTTTTTGTTTCTTCTGAATGAATATATCCAGAAATCTCATAGTGCTGCTTAggtttccaaaccaaaatttgtttaagaGCCCTACAGAACACACAAAACCcaaatatcactgtaatctgttcctttaaaatgaataaataccatttatatatgctgaactccagctgcaaaacagttcttctctttctgcatcacctgaaatcctggcaggggaggagggactaaaacattaatgttacaaattgtaacaactgctCCACAGtatacagacagcatgcaggaactacataacccacaatacattgcattgtgatgttcctttacttattgacatcacgtgagcagggaattgtgggacttggaggatgcaggctgaggacaggcgactactgttaaattttatttgagtcacaaagtagtcagccagatcagcaggagaacaggggcggggcttagggaactgttccaaattattacattaaaaatcatgaaaaggctgcatataattcttaatttatgtatattgcaaagttgattaaaataacttttacttcacaaaaagcttaaaggaacagtaacatcaaaaagtgaaagtgttttacagtaattaaaagataatgtactgttgccctgcactgataacactggtgcgtttgctacagaaaccctaatTCATATAACTATgaatcccaccggcaaaaatgtaaatcgccggtgggatggcatatgcggcggcgcaatttcagtgaaatcgcagaagttgccttgagaggaaacttgcgcgatttctgGGAAATTGCGGTGCTGCGTATaccaccccaccggcgatttaaattttcgccggtgggatggcatttcggggagattagtcgcccgcaacaagggagatttggcgTGGGCTACTAAtcccccccgtgtgccagagccctaaataactgcccccatggttacacagcagattaTGTATAGAGTTTCTAAGGCAAGCACACGATATTTACCagtggcaacagtacattatattttaatacctTTAATACTTCTTGGTGTTACCGTTCCTTCAaggtgtttgggtggagttcccccttAAAGAGAGGATAACAGCGGACACTTGCAGCGCTCCCTAAAACCAATCTATAGGAAGTATAGACATGCCCAAGAAAGCATTATGCATTTGTGCTCccagcacttagtcataggctaaaGGCTAAATAGGCATTGGCTGTGGGTGTTTTGTGAGTGCAAAATGTGTTCCTACCAGCAGAGAAACTAAGAACTCCCCTATCTACAtaaaaggcaacattttatttctgGCAACATATTTCATTTGTAGTCAAAAGTAATGCAAATAAGCCCCATCATATGCTCTAAGCCAACGTTGGATGGCAAAGATTACACACAAGCACCATAAGATACAAGCACAGCTGTATTGTTCCCTGTTTATAATATCAGAGGTGGTTCATTGCTTGGAAACTGATGGACCCACTTCCCATGTATAGTTGCTAGAACTCAACTATACTAGTAGTGCTGCAGACTAACACTGTTGTTCGAAAACTTCTGCCTAACCAGAAAGCAGTTCTGTTCTAGTCTCTGACCGCTTTCAGTCACAGTCATTCAGTCTTTGTGCCAGATCTAATGAAACCAATGCACAAAGGAAACTAACATATACGCTGGgaggtatatacatatatagtactTACCACAATAGCAACAAGCCAAGAGCAGCTGAAACACAAGGTAGACTTGGAAGCCTTGCAGAGCCATTTCTATCGCAGGGTTCATTTGGAGAAAGGGGAAATACGTTCTCTGATTGCAAAGTCTGTCAGGGGGTTGAGAAACTTCCTGCTTGTGTCTCACTGGAGGAGAAGGCAGTGAGATTGTATGGCCACTTCTCCCCAGTTTCTCACAGACTCCTCGGCAGCAAAGTCACTGCTTCTGTTTTCTAAGGATGAGATTGTGACCTTCACAtcttgtaatggcaatgaaaataGGAATGAGAAAACATGATTCAGCTGGGGAAAATATCTTGTGCAGAACTGGAAACCATTAAAGGGCTGGTCATCTTCACCAAACTTATTTTTaacataaataattacatttttaaactgcTTTATTTTACTATATTCTACTATTTTTCTGAACTGTAGACTTAAAAAATTAGTTTTGTTTTCATCCACTCTCATATTAGTTCTCTAAGCTTGGTTGTTTGATACTTTAGTTCAGTGTAGATGGGATGCTGGGGGCCTACTGGAATGCTGGGGGCCTACTAGAAAgctagaccataggcccactctccaaactatttcaACTCCTCTcttcactcaacctctttattctcctagtctcttctcTTACTATAAAGTATCCTTCAGtctaatttgacttttttttcataCAGAAATGAGAAATAACCATCAAATAGGCcaagcagaagggcccactgaaaCCTTGGCCAACTAGGAGGTCCTGTTAtgccagtgggccagtccaacactgatatagttaaaggagaaggaaaggctaagtcacttgggggtgccaaaatgtatcGGTGCCCTGTACTTTTAGTTGTATTAACCCTGAAGGCCAAGTTTACTTATTTCCAGCTTGTTGCAATACTGTGGTTGAATTTAATAGCAAGTGCATCACTTGAGATCCCTGGGTGCCCCATTCACCGCCATATTAAGGCCTTGTCCCACCCCCATCTCCCATGCAGCATTGTGATTCATTTAAATCCAGTCAATCAGGAACAGGGAATCCAGGGACATGTGCAAGAGTGGGGGTAGTGACTTCTTATCTGCCCCCATCACCAGCTTGATGGCACTTTGATCATTAAAATGATACTCTGGCCTGCTTATATTTCCTTTAGATGCCATGGAAAGGTCATTTCCTGAGCCGTCCTAGTTCTAGAGTTATTTATGCCCAGCAACATGATAAACATTGGTGAAAGTTTGCTCATTTTCATGAATCTTTGTGTCTCACAGAATTATTTGTACACGAGAGGAACTTGTGGTTTCCATTGTGCAACTGATTTCTGCCAGAAAGCCCCTTTAGTTAAGTACAGCGGGTCCCCATCTGTTGGCATGGAATGGAAATGTGCTCATTATCATTAGTCTTGGGGATTTATTTACTCTCACTGATACATAAGAGACTCTGTTTCACacctgtatattaaaatgttttgGCGCAAATCTTTCCAAAACCTAAacctttttaattaacttttagtatgacatagaagCTGATATTCCGAGATCATTagcaaatgattttcattttttattttttgtggtttttcatttattgaaCTTTTTGCTCAGCAGTTCTCCTGTTTGGGTGggttgccagggtcttgtttaccttcgcaaccaggcagtggtttaaatgagatacTTGAATATGAATACGAGAGCGACTGGATAGACGAGTAACAGTTAtaaaaaattgtaagctcacagagcaatagttttgttggctgctggagtcagaccaattgcaaagttgctagaaataagaCCTTCTATAACATAAAACTagcttaaaagtgaaccactccCTTTAACAATAGTCTGCAACACAGTGATTGTGAAAGTTGATTCTTTGGTTGCTGATGCTCATCAGGGGCATTATTGTCTTCTGCTTTTCTCTCCCTTAATActgcaatactgtcatgggaaaacacatcagtgtccagcagaatcctgcattgaaatcgttttttttaaaagtgcacagagattttttgtttatatttaactttgaaatttcacatggggctattattattattattattacatttatttataaagcgccaacatattccgcagcgctgtacaataagtgggttacatacattggacatacagagtaacatataaagcaaccaataaccgatacaagaggtgaagagggccctgcccaaaagagcttacaatctacaaggagaaagggttaagacacaaggtgtgggaatgggcaaaatCAGAGTTAAGCAATGTGAGAGGCACAGGTTATTGGTTTTAGCAGCACAATGCGGTTATGTTAAATTAAATGAGAGTCAtttgtttgaattttatcctggatggtaggggaagccagtgcagggattggcagagcggcatggcagggattggcagagtggcatggcagggattggcagagaggcatggcagggattggcagagaggcatggcagggattggcagagcggcatggcagggattggcagagtggcatggcagggattggcagagtggcatggcagggattggcagagaggcatggcagggattggcagagcggcacggcagggattggcagagcggcacggcagggattggcagagcggcacggcagggattggcagagcggcacggcagggattggcagagcggcacggcagggattggcagagcggcacggcagggattggcagagcggcacggcagggattggcagagcggcacggcagggattggctgcaggggcaggcagggattggcagagcggcacggcagggattggcagagcggcacggcagggattggcagagaggcacggcagggattggcagagcggcacggcagggattggcagagtggcacggcagggattggcagagaggcacggcagggattggcagagcggcacggcagggattggcagagtggcatggcagggattggcagagtggcatggcagggattggcagagaggcatggcagggattggcagagcggcacggcagtgattggcagagtggcacggcagggattggcagagaggcatggcagggattggcagagcggcacggcagggattggcagagtggcacggcagggattggcagagtggcatggcagggattggcagagtggcatggcagggattggcagagaggcacggcagggattggcagagcggcacggcagggattggcagagcggcacggcagggattggcagagtggcatggcagggattggcagagtggcacggcagggattggcagagcggcacggcagaggaggagcggttggagaggtgtatgagccaggcagcagtattcattatggagaGGGGACAGGCTCTGAAAGGGAAGGCCAATTATTAGAGAGTTACAGTACTCTCTTGGGTATCTCTCTTGGTGGCATCTTGGgcgataaatgatcatattttaaaaatatttctttggtgaaagtgacatgatttgataagtgactggatatgaggagtgaaggacagggcagaatcaaggataaccccaaggcactgggcctgggaagatggggtgatggtagaattgttaacctgtatagatacctctggaacaatgtgggcgttggatgggggaaagagaaccaattccgTCTTAGAGAGGTTTTAGTTTAAgggaacgttgggacatccaagtggagataggggacaggcaggaagagacgcgagttaggagctctgggttgagatcaggagaggaaacaAAGAGGTGAGTGTCATCAGCAtaaaggtggtactgaaagccgaAATAATTGATTAGTTTACCAAGTGAGGagatatagagagaaaatagtaaggggcccaggacagagccttggggaaccccgacagaaagaggcaagggagaaggtgaagctccattgtaagagacacagAAAGATctatctgagagataagatgaaaatcAGGACAAGGCAGTGGAGAggctggaggagaagagggtgatccacagtgtcaaaagcagctgagagatccAGATGTAATAGTAGCGAGTAGTggttttggctttagccgataagaGATCATTAGTTGgattagagcagtttctgtggagtgttgttgtctaaagctagaatgtaggggatccaggaggttattgtcagagaggaaaagtgtcagtcggttgtaaactaggcgctcaagtaatatttgctatgtaaacagtgtaatttagaaataaaaagtacaccataaaaatcatggcagtatccctttaaggcagTGTCAAACAAAACCTCCATGGCATTGCATTCTGTGTGCACATAACATTCCTCTTTATATTTGCTTTGGGAAATGCCACCCCCTTCATGGCTTTATTGACCTTTTCTGAGCCTGGGATAGCGATCTAGATACATCTAGATAAGATATATTCATGTAATGTAGTATTTACGAAGATAAATCCCAATAATGGTGCCTTTCCTCTGCCTTTCCAGGTGGCAAATGGGAGAAGCCTTCAGAAGTCATGGAAGTGACCGGAACAGTTTGGGAGGAGCAGGTGAACAGCCTCGCCGATGTCTTCCATGTAGCAGGCTTTGCGGTGGAAGCCGTCACCCGACTCCCTTATTTATGCGAAGGAGACATGTACAATGACTACTACGTATTGGACGATGCCGTCTTTGTTCTTCGGCCAATATAGAAGAGCAAGAGAATGGTAGAACGATGGGAGAGCAGTTCATGCTCTTGGACTAAGAGCCACCAAGGAAACCATTCTCTCAGCAAGTCAAATTCAATTCCTCACAGGCCAAAATTGTATGTATTTCCCGCAGGACTTGGTTTGGATACATAAATCTATATGTGCGTGGGTGTGTGTGAGCGTGTTTGTGTGAAATCTTACCCGGGCCGGGGGTGGAGGCAGAGTTGGGGTGCTTATTCTTTTTAACCAACAGTGCTACCTTTCCAAGCAGCGGAGAATTTTAATGCTGCCAATGCCATCGTGCCGCCAGCCGGCCCTGTGACAAATTGACACAGGAACAGGAACGAGAAGGACTTTTCTGATAAAGTACTGATCCTGGCAATAAAGTTTGTCGTATTTAATCAACTGTGAAATATACGTGTTCTTCCATGTGATTTAATAGTCTTGTTTGCCATTTTGAAGCACATCCTTTTTTTTACCATGGCAATAAAAATTGTATCAAATGTAAGGATTAAAGTgcgttctttttcctttttttgtatctCACACTTCTTCAGCCGCAACTAAGTCCCTCACTATATTTAAATGGCAAGTAACACAAACAACACAACACACTGTTcaggaatatacatatatatttagccctatacatatatatattatacagcctTCAGAACTGAACTCAGATTACATATCAAGATGTTACTCTTTGTTCTCAGCTTTTGCTATATTTATATGCAACATGgtgtcctaggtttgattccaggcaTGGCACTGTATGTTGTCCcagtgcttgtgtgggtttccttcaggTGCTCCAGTTATCTCCCACACTCTAAAACCaaacaggcaagttaattggctcctattAAACATCACCctagtatatgtgtgtgtgtgaatgtgatagggacctcagactgtaagctcttctggtgcagccagggactgatgtgaatggtgtttaatctctgtaaagcactgctgaATTGGATCAGAGCTgtataaataatagtaaataaattATTAGTAGCTGT
The genomic region above belongs to Xenopus tropicalis strain Nigerian chromosome 9, UCB_Xtro_10.0, whole genome shotgun sequence and contains:
- the LOC101731123 gene encoding immunoglobulin superfamily member 6, whose translation is MNPAIEMALQGFQVYLVFQLLLACCYCDAAEGCTVTMEEGGVNREHLVLENITLWCSFTQTNCQSGIDLYWFRCFASHCEEICSNTCINERFKVLPSGKGSRSFTSTKSILSIASLHASDSAIYICGAGGRKDNINSMGHGTTLVVREQEQSIVTTGCAVLIVFCVLLFLYNVAVFSIYAYRSKLKIFKEPKTEEKEDGSKNKSYRRQRIFQAIAQEYHKRYPRKSINPNSVDDAIYQNT